GCACGCTCCAGGGGCAAACACAGGGACCCCAGTGCTGCGCTGTCCCTTTGGTCAGAGCCCTGAGGGTCGAGCAGAACCTTGGCAGAGTTCACGGAGTCTCTTCCCAGACCCTGGGGGTAAGGTTATGGGGGCTGGGAAGTCTGTGGCCACGCTCCTGCTGATGTCCGTGGTAGAGGATCGGGCCCTCACTCTGTGCCCCTGGGTCTGTGGTCACTGCTGTCTGCTTCTCTGCAGGTGGAGCCCAATGCCACCATCGCCGAGATCAAGAACCTCTTCACCAAGTCCCGTACGTATGGCGTGAGCTTGCTTGTGtcggccctgcacccccccccccttcatcaGACTCCCACCCTCTGCTCACTGCCCCCTCCGAGTGCCGACCTCCATGGCAGTTGAGGGTGCGTAGTGCCCTGCAACACTGGGCCTTTGCACCCGAGCTGCCTGGCATGTCCCAGGCGCTAGAGCAGAGCCAGGGCTCAGCTGCAATGGGCGTACGGAGAGGGCCCTTTCTCGAGGCAGCTGAGCACAGACAGACCTTGTGGTTCTCCTGACCTCGCCCCTCGCCAGTGCTGTCTAGTGTCAGCCCACTGGGCCCCAGGCCTGGCCTGTGCGGCGGTGGAGCAGGCTGTGCTGTATGCCACATGAGCGCAGGAAGGTATCGAGTAtttggaaggggaaggggaaggggaagaaaaaacagGTTCCCACGGGAAGCCGCCACTTCTCCTGAAAAATGTTGTTtagtcaaaaatccaattttccgcCGACAGCCAGTTCATGATGGCAGACTTTGACCAGATGTTTCTCACCAGGTGGTGAGAAACATCTGTAGCCTGCTGCGTTTGTAGCATCCTCTGGCATTTCGGTGCTTGGCCAATGGGCTTGGAGACCCATCAACAGCGGGAGCCACCAAGGCAGGAGCGAGCCGGTCGCCTTCTGCCCTTAGCAAGGTGCCTAAGGCCCAGCTCAGTCTTGTGAGTCTCCACGTGGATGGACTTGTCTCCATAACAGCAGCGTGGTTTGGTGCTGATCAGTTGGCACAGTCAGGGATTTTGGAGCCCCAGGGTGAGACCATTGTCTCTGCTTTTCTCTCCGCAGATCCCCAGTGGTACCCAGCCCGACAGTCCCTCCGCCTTGACCCCAGTAAGTTAGAGCGCCATGTGGGTTCTGACAGCTGTTGCTGCGTCTGTTCCCAGGCGcgcctctctgctgctgctgatcgGGTGCCCCATGGGTGGGGAAAGCGCCTGAGGGGAACACGAGCCACAGGGGCCTGTGGGGCAGGTGCTGACGCTGTTTCGAAGGGCGAGAGATCTGATCGACCACCAAAGGACTAGGGCTCTAGGAAGACCCAGATTTCTGGGGAAGGGCCCTGTGGGCTTCCCAGCTTGTACACGGGGGAGAGCGAACCTCCGGGATCAcagtgctctgccctgcagcaggggcGGTGGTTCATTCTCCACATGGCTTTCATGGGGGTGTCACTGTGCTGCAGCGAACAGGAGAGCGCGGCCGTGTTTCAGGGGGCTGGGGTCACTCGGGCACATTGCCATGGAACCAATGCCAGGGTAGCAGATTGCATCAGCATCCCAGTTGGCGCGGCCCCCCTCCCTTTGCCCTCTCTGAGTCTCCGCTCTCCTTCCAGAGGGGAAGTCCCTGAAGGATGAGGACGTGCTACAGAACCTGCCGGTGGGCACCACGGCCACACTGTACTTCCGGGACCTGGGTGCGCAGATCAGCTGGGTGACGGTGAGCAGTGGCAAAGGTCTTCCTGAGAAAGCCCCCCCTGCCCATAGCACCCCCCTGTGCTCACAGGGCACTTTGCCTTTCAGGTTTTCCTCACCGAGTACGCTGGGCCCCTGCTTATCTACCTGCTCTTCTACTTCCGAGTGCCCTTCATCTACGGCCCCAAGTATGACTTCACCTCCAGCAAGCACTCGGTCGTGCAGTGAGTATCTGTGATTGCATCTGCTTAGCCTGCACTGGGGCTATGCCCTGGGATCTGGGTCTTCTCCTGAGCTGTTGGGGGCAAAGACCCTGTAGAAAACCTGAGCCCTAGGAAAACAAACAGATGGGACGTGGATCCCACTCCTGGAGGGGCCCTGCCTCCCGGGCCAGGCCTGCAGCCCCCGGGTTGGCCTCCTCTCCAGAGCGGGATGAGTGGGGAAGAGAAAATCTCACCCCTACAGGGACGCGGTGCTGGTCGGATTCCCTGCTGGCCTCTTCAGGCAGTCTGGGACCTGGCCGTCATGGCAGCCACTGGATATTCAGCACAtggacaggccatggagagggaCTGGGGACTGCCAAGTGCTCTGAGCTGTTGCACCGGAAACCAGTTGATTCCTGGCAGGAGGGAACAGTTTAAGATCCCCAGAGCATCTCCTTGTGGCTCATCAAGGGAGCTCTGCTTTAGACTCCAGCATGGCCCCCATCTAGCCCTGCTGGCGAGGAGCCTTCGGGGGAGCTGGCAGGTGCTCTCTGTTGGGACGCAGGGGACTTGCCTGCTCAGAAAAATTCCCTAGTGGGGAATGTACTCCCAGCCCGTATCCCAGGGGCATTGGTACCCACTTGCACCCTTGTGCCTTCCCTTCCAGCCTGGCCTGCATCTGCCACTCTTTCCACTACATCAAGCGCCTGCTGGAGACCATCTTTGTCCATCGGTTCTCACACGGGACGATGCCCTTGCGCAACATCTTCAAGGTGAgcggggtggaggggcagcaccGGGCAGACAGCAGGGCCTGGGGGCAGGTGAAGTGAAGTGAGGTTCGGGGGCTGGGCCAGCGGCTGCCCGGGGGATCCCTTTGACTCGTCTCGTTAGTGGAGCCTGTATGAAAAGAGCATTTCCTGATTTGTCTCTAGAATTGCACATACTACTGGGGCTTTGCAGCCTGGATGGCGTATTACATCAACCACCCGCTGTACACCCCACCAAGTAAGTGACCCCTCGCCACTGCCTTGCTGCTCTCTGTGCCCTAGAGGGCGCTGTGCGATTCCAGCCCTTCTCTCTGACTGACAGATCGCCTTTTCCACTGCCTTGCTTCAgtgccctctcccccctgcttccATGAAAGATGTGCGggtatcccacaatgcacagCGGCTGCCGCACAACACTCCGTTTTCCCACAAGGCAGTGTGTCTGCATGGCAGGTGGAAACACTGGGATCCTACCCACCGTGCACCATTCTTTTGCTGATACAACCATGTGGTCACAAGGCACCAGCACAAGCAGTCGAGTGTGACCACATTTCGCAGAGATAGTTGTGTCGCAGCACTGTGCCGGCAGACCCGTCCCTGGCCCAGCGTCTTAGCGTAGCCAAGGTCTTAGAGACATGGGGCAAGTCCAGGCTTCAGGCTTGTCTGGCTTGTGTCTCTGCAGGACGTAGTGGTGACTTGGAGGTGTAGGTTGGGAGCACTGTCAGCCCTGAATGAAGGGGGCTGCATTGTTAACACAGGGGTTTTCTCCCAAATATGCTAATTAAATAGTTGAGTTACAGCAAACACAGCCCAAGCCGGGATAAATGGCTGGGAGCTGAACTCAGCCTGGGAATAGGGTGCAAACGTTTAACAAGGGGGGTAACTGTCCCTTGGAACGACTCGCTCAGCGGCACATGGAGACTTCAAATCGTGGACGAGTTTCTCAAAGCTCCGCTGTAGCTCGGTCACGAGTTCTGGGCCAGGTgctggtgcagggggaggggctctggcctgggctaGGCAGGGGTCAGTCTGAATGGGCAGAACGGTTCCTCCTGCCCTGAAATCTGAGACGTCAGTTTTAAACAAGTGGGCGAAAAATTGTTTCCCTGTCAATCTCGTTTCCTTGGCATCTCTAGTCGTAAACTCCCTCATTCCCCAGCcgtccccagagcccccctgggGATCAGACCTGACAAGCTGCAGCCagtgttttgtttaattaaaggCCTTTTGTCCCTTCCTGCATCGTAAAGGGTTAAAAACCCAAATGAAGAAGCCCACACTCTCCTGCTTTGCATGTCACCTTCCATCGAACCTTCCTCCACTCCTGCAGCAACCCATGACCTCGATTCCTTCCCTTCATCTCCATGCGCTGATATGAGTGTGGTCCAGTCGCCCCACGGCGTCTTGTACCGTACCCCCTGCCCAGCGACTTCACCCCCCCTTGCTCGTTCATGTCCATTACTCTAGCTGGCTCTAAGTAAGAAGAAGTGGGGCCCTCCCCGGGACTGCACTCCCCTCACCCTTAGAGAGGAGGGGTGAGCAGGGAAGGTCGCCACGCTGCCTGGCCCTAGGGGTGTTCATCTGGTATCTTTCATGGGCACTTAACAGATCCACCCCACCCTTgctatgaatttttgtttctttccgaGCCATTATTGCAGTAGGGCCTACGAACACCAAAGCCGCGCGCTCCCGCTGCTGACCATGTGCTAGCACGTTCCCTATGCAGACACCAGGCTCTGACCCTGTAAACCCACCCCTAGCGCCCTGTGAGATGAGtgttcttccccccgccccccgtgccaGGCTAacctctgcccttcccctcccccgcagcctacGGAGACGAGCAGGTCAAGCTGGCGCTCATTATATTCCTGGTAAGAACTGCCcgtggcagggaggggagcagggaaggaggcTGCTCAGCTGGGCTTGGGCAGGAGTGCCAAGGGGGGTACTCCGGGGGTGTGTCCACTGGAGATGGGCGTGTGTGCaaaggtgggggggaatgagggtgccagagtgtggggttggggagagggagggatgagGGTGCCAGGAGGATGGGTGgcgggtggcactgcaagagtgCTGCCAGCCAATGCCCTTCCAGGCCCACGCCCCTCTGAGCTGATGGGGGATCCTGCCACTGCAAGGGGGGTTGAATCCCcagccagggagagggaagggggttgctgggacccagggcactGATCgctcccctgcttcctccccagtTCTGCCAGCTGGGGAACTTCTCCATTCACATCGCTCTGCGGAACCTGCGGCCGGCgggtgagtgggggcggggccccgctGACCCTCCAGGGCTTCAGTTGCTCAGGGGTGACGGGGCAAGGATGGTCAGTGCgagggcagcctgagggtgggggcagggcctgcttGTATCCCTGGCTGAGGTATGGGGATTGGGAGCGCGCTCGGGGTCCGGGGCATAGTCTGAGTGAGAATCTATCCCCCCCATGCCCCTGGCTCCCGTTCACAGAGGGTTCTCCTCCTTGCTCTCCATCCTCCCACCTCTCCAGAGTCTTGCTAATGCTTAATGTAAGAAACACAGGAGAAAACCCCCTCTCTTCCTCAGGCCCCCTATAAGCATCCTAGGGGGCAGAGACGGGCAGCGATAGACAAGTGTCTCGCTAAACCCCCACGGCTTTCCCGGGTTGCGGAGGACACCTGCGTTCCCAGTGCAGACGCCTCCGTCTGGGTGCTGGTGGCTCCAGTGACTGGTTCATAGCAGTGTCTGGAACGGCCTGGCTGGCAGATCCTCGGTCTCCAGGCACAACCACCATGGAGGCCTCAGCCTCTCTGGGCAGGACGTGGCACCCTGACTGGGATGTGGCTGTCCCAGATGGGTGTAGTCCCAGCagccggggagggggtgggggaactttCTGAATGAGTCCTGGCCAGCCTGGCACCCTGCCTCTTTACTGCCTCATCAGCCCCACGTGTCAGATCAGCCCCGATGGTGCCCAGTGCAGCAGGGCGGGGATGGGGGAACATGCCGTTGCCTCGGGCTGCAGGAAGCACTGGCCTGTGTGTGAGTGGAGATCTGCCGCATAtcggggagctgcagcagcatctcCCAGAACGGTGTCTGACAGGGCTGTCTCCCCAGTTCCCGCCGAAAGCTGATCCCACTCCCCGGGGGGGTCTCATTGCTCATGCGAAATAAATCATGCTGCatttctgcttctctccctcccaggctccaagacGAGGAAGATCCCGTACCCCACCAAGAACCCCTTCACGTGGCTCTTCTTGCTAGTGTCTTGTCCTAATTATACCTATGAGGTGAGCCCCGCCCCACCTGTCCCCCCGCCAGCAGCAAACTGGCGGGTTCCCTGAGCCAAGGGCTGCCTGGCACCAGCCCGCCCTGGTCCACAGATCTTGTTCCTGGTCTCCATGAGCGGCAGCTGCCTCCCTGAGACAGGCAGCTAGAGAGTGACCTTCTATCTGCCTCCTGCTTGGTGTTAATTAATAACGAGCTTGTGTTCCTCATCCCCATGGGGGGCCCCAGACTCCACAAACTGTCTGTGTATGATCTCCACTGTATTGGAACATTCATCCCAGAAATGCAACCGTCTCTGGGGTGGAACTCAGCAGCGGCTTAACAGCCGCACAGCTGAACCCGTTAGGGCAGGAAGCCAAGGAGAATGCCCTTGTCtaactgaaactgcagggggaattcaGAAGGTGGCAAGACTTGAATTTGACTGGGAAAACCGGGAGTTAACGGCCCTGCTtttgggaaaagtgtgtgtgatAAGAAATAGCTGGGACCTTGCACCCCTAGTGCTATGCTAAGACATTGGGGTCAGCCCTGACTGAGAAGGGAGAGCGCCCCGGCTGAGGTCCccgctctgctccctgcaggacGGCGCCCCCTCGCACTGTACTGGGGTCAGCGCTGACAGAgagcagagcgccccctgctgaactCCCCCCTCCACGGCCTGCAGGACAGTGCCCCCTCGCGCTGTACGGGGGTCAGCGCTGACAGAgagcagagcgccccctgctgaactCCCCCCTCCACGGCCTGCAGGACGGCGCCCCCTTGCGCTGTACTGGGGTCAGCGCTGACAGAgagcagagcgccccctgctgaactCCCCACTCCACGGCCTGCAGGACGGCGCCCCCTCGCGCTGTACTGGGGTCAGCGCTGACAGAgagcagagcgccccctgctgaactCCCCCCTCCACGGCCTGCAGGACGGCGCCCCCTTGCGCTGTACTGGGGTCAGCGCTGACAGAgagcagagcgccccctgctgaactCCCCACTCCACGGCCTGCAGGACGGCGCCCCCTCGCGCTGTACTGGGGTCAGCGCTGACAGAgagcagagcgccccctgctgaactCCCCCCTCCACGGCCTGCAGGACGGCGCCCCCTCGCGCTGTACGGGGGTCAGCGCTGACAGAgagcagagcgccccctgctgaactCCCCCCTCCACGGCCTGCAGGACGGCGCCCCCTCGTGCTGTACTGGGGTCAGCGCTGACAGAgagcagagcgccccctgctgaactCCCCACTCCACGGCCTGCAGGACGGCGCCCCCTCGTGCTGTACTGGGGTCAGCGCTGACAGAgagcagagcgccccctgctgaactCCCCCCTCCACGGCCTGCAGGACGGCGCCCCCTCGCGCTGTACGGGGGTCAGCGCTGACAGAgagcagagcgccccctgctgaactCCCCACTCCACGGCCTGCAGGACGGCGCCCCCTCGCGCTGTACTGGGGTCAGCGCTGACAGAgagcagagcgccccctgctgaactCCCCCCTCCACGGCCTGCAGGACAGCGCCCCTATTAAATCAGCAGCAGCCATTAGCAATCACCTGTGCtctgcctggcccagccctgcatAGCTCCTGGAGTTAATGAGGCGACATGGCAACAAATGCCCAGCTTGGCACCACCAACAAAGCCACGGGCCTGAAGCCAGCTCCAACTCGGCCGTGTTGGTGATGCTCACAAGGGGTTTGGGTGTTCAGGGGCTGTATCTTCAGCTAGCCCTGGGCTCCTGAGAGCGCGTCCCTGTGCTGGAGTGCCACTCACCCACCAGGAAGGGACCTTTCCCTGCCCGGGCTGGCAGCCGCCTCGTGTGTGCCcagccaccccttcctccaactcAACTACTGCCAGGGCTGGGGACTC
The genomic region above belongs to Malaclemys terrapin pileata isolate rMalTer1 chromosome 23, rMalTer1.hap1, whole genome shotgun sequence and contains:
- the TECR gene encoding very-long-chain enoyl-CoA reductase isoform X2 — its product is MKVEILDAKTRDKLCFLDKVEPNATIAEIKNLFTKSHPQWYPARQSLRLDPKGKSLKDEDVLQNLPVGTTATLYFRDLGAQISWVTVFLTEYAGPLLIYLLFYFRVPFIYGPKYDFTSSKHSVVHLACICHSFHYIKRLLETIFVHRFSHGTMPLRNIFKNCTYYWGFAAWMAYYINHPLYTPPTYGDEQVKLALIIFLFCQLGNFSIHIALRNLRPAGSKTRKIPYPTKNPFTWLFLLVSCPNYTYEVGSWIGFAIMTQCLPVALFSLVGFIQMTIWAKGKHRSYLKEFRDYPPLRSPIVPFLL
- the TECR gene encoding very-long-chain enoyl-CoA reductase isoform X1, which translates into the protein MDTNVVPLEGGQPLLMGLNGIEFKRHPKATKSKKAVLFFEVEILDAKTRDKLCFLDKVEPNATIAEIKNLFTKSHPQWYPARQSLRLDPKGKSLKDEDVLQNLPVGTTATLYFRDLGAQISWVTVFLTEYAGPLLIYLLFYFRVPFIYGPKYDFTSSKHSVVHLACICHSFHYIKRLLETIFVHRFSHGTMPLRNIFKNCTYYWGFAAWMAYYINHPLYTPPTYGDEQVKLALIIFLFCQLGNFSIHIALRNLRPAGSKTRKIPYPTKNPFTWLFLLVSCPNYTYEVGSWIGFAIMTQCLPVALFSLVGFIQMTIWAKGKHRSYLKEFRDYPPLRSPIVPFLL